Proteins encoded in a region of the Deltaproteobacteria bacterium genome:
- a CDS encoding molybdopterin molybdenumtransferase MoeA, which produces MTEKDFLKVTTLKAVLKLIFALPSVGEEVLASDQSVGRILARDLFSGIDLPDFSRATMDGYAVQARSTFGASESMPALLAIVGSVEMGEIPTVSVKAGQAARIATGGMLPQGADSVVMVEHTQSLDEHTLEVFKSGAPLQHVMEAGEDFKKGEKVLSRGSPIRPQEMGVLAALGQTRVEVYRQPVVAIISSGDEIVPIEQTPGLSQLRDVNAHTLAGLVPLSGGIPRYLGIAKDNFDDLDRLCRQALAGADMVLISGGSSVGSRDFTLEVLQGLPDSEILVHGVSVSPGKPTILARCGEKAVWGIPGQVTSAMVVFHVMVRPSIQKICGLCEDELGKTNEVPAVLSRNLASVQGREDYVRVRLLRQREGLCAEPILGKSGLIHTMVKADGLIRIDRDSEGLEEGAEVRVMLF; this is translated from the coding sequence ATGACTGAAAAGGATTTCTTAAAAGTTACCACCCTTAAGGCGGTGCTGAAATTGATTTTCGCCCTTCCGAGCGTTGGCGAAGAGGTTCTCGCGTCAGATCAGTCTGTGGGCCGAATCCTGGCCCGGGATCTATTTTCCGGCATCGATCTTCCGGACTTCAGTCGTGCCACGATGGATGGCTACGCAGTTCAGGCAAGATCCACATTCGGGGCATCAGAGAGCATGCCGGCCCTTCTTGCCATCGTTGGGTCTGTTGAAATGGGAGAAATCCCAACCGTTTCTGTAAAGGCCGGCCAGGCCGCTCGAATCGCCACAGGGGGGATGCTGCCGCAGGGGGCAGACAGTGTGGTCATGGTGGAACACACCCAGAGCCTTGATGAGCATACCCTTGAGGTTTTCAAGAGCGGTGCCCCCTTGCAGCACGTCATGGAGGCGGGTGAAGACTTCAAGAAGGGAGAAAAGGTTCTTTCAAGGGGCAGCCCTATACGTCCTCAAGAAATGGGTGTCTTGGCCGCCTTGGGCCAGACCCGCGTCGAGGTCTACAGGCAACCTGTTGTTGCCATAATATCTTCCGGTGATGAGATTGTGCCCATTGAGCAAACACCGGGGCTCTCCCAGCTAAGGGATGTCAATGCCCACACCCTTGCGGGTCTTGTTCCGTTGTCAGGCGGGATTCCTCGCTATCTCGGCATTGCCAAGGACAACTTTGATGACCTGGACCGCCTCTGCCGGCAAGCCCTGGCCGGGGCTGACATGGTCTTGATCTCCGGTGGCAGTTCAGTGGGTTCACGCGATTTCACCTTGGAGGTTCTTCAGGGACTTCCCGATTCAGAAATCTTGGTCCATGGCGTTTCAGTAAGCCCGGGAAAACCGACAATCCTGGCACGATGCGGGGAAAAGGCCGTATGGGGCATTCCAGGGCAGGTGACATCTGCCATGGTCGTTTTTCACGTAATGGTCCGTCCCTCCATTCAAAAGATATGCGGGCTCTGTGAAGACGAACTGGGGAAAACCAACGAGGTGCCTGCCGTGCTGAGCCGGAATCTGGCCTCGGTTCAGGGCAGGGAGGACTATGTCCGGGTGAGGCTCTTGCGCCAGAGAGAAGGGCTCTGCGCTGAACCTATTCTTGGAAAATCAGGGCTGATCCATACCATGGTCAAGGCTGACGGACTTATCAGGATCGACAGGGACTCAGAAGGGTTGGAAGAGGGCGCCGAAGTGAGAGTCATGCTATTCTAG
- the fdhD gene encoding formate dehydrogenase accessory sulfurtransferase FdhD: protein MKDALTYDVAEYREGHFQETQVPAIQEVPLTIYLNGHEVVTLLCTGKHPKYLAAGFLKSDGFISDLKQLKDIRVEDAHERIKVCVETSHDPFSEQSLKRYVTSGCGKGTDFERNARTLASTTVSASLRVSPQQILKLMAELHERSTLYRVTRGCHNAALASPEKMLIFHEDIGRHNAIDMICGQCLLDGIPTEDKLIVTTGRIASEILLKAIRLGVPVLASGSAATRFAIDLARKTNMTLVGKVEQGHMIVFNNGGRINL, encoded by the coding sequence ATGAAGGACGCTTTGACTTACGATGTGGCCGAATATAGGGAAGGCCACTTTCAAGAGACTCAGGTCCCGGCCATTCAGGAAGTGCCTTTGACCATCTATCTCAACGGGCATGAGGTAGTTACCTTGTTGTGCACGGGAAAGCACCCCAAGTACCTGGCAGCGGGATTCTTGAAGTCTGACGGGTTTATTTCTGATTTGAAGCAACTCAAGGATATTCGCGTTGAGGATGCCCATGAAAGAATTAAGGTGTGTGTTGAGACATCTCATGATCCGTTCAGTGAGCAATCCTTGAAGCGATATGTCACATCGGGTTGCGGGAAGGGCACGGATTTTGAACGCAATGCAAGAACCCTGGCCTCCACAACAGTTTCAGCAAGCCTGAGAGTCTCACCACAGCAGATCCTTAAACTAATGGCTGAACTCCATGAGCGTTCCACCCTTTACCGGGTCACCAGGGGATGCCACAATGCCGCCCTTGCCTCACCTGAAAAGATGCTCATTTTCCATGAAGATATTGGCAGGCACAATGCCATTGACATGATTTGCGGTCAATGTCTTCTGGACGGCATTCCCACGGAGGATAAACTCATTGTCACCACAGGCCGCATTGCTTCTGAGATACTGTTAAAGGCCATTCGACTGGGCGTGCCTGTCCTCGCGTCAGGCTCAGCCGCGACACGGTTTGCCATTGATCTGGCCAGAAAGACGAATATGACATTGGTGGGAAAAGTGGAGCAAGGACACATGATCGTGTTCAACAATGGCGGTAGAATAAACCTATGA
- a CDS encoding MCE family protein — MASIRIKFTVGLFVAGGIAFALIAVIWLGMSRFLEKGQYYVTYFNESVQGLDMESPVKYRGVSIGRVQKVGVAPDCKLIQVVLKIESGQALDSNIVAQLKLVGITGSMFIELDRKKKDEPDRSPPLSFPSEYPIVASKPSDISELVRGIDYVLNQIRSVDLKGISEKVKLNLDDINKMINDANVKSISKNLESSLERVGRILDNRRWENILASVEEASQSLNTLMGKANRGLGKVQGIVNDKEETIKTAIEAFRSAMENANTFLEKGSSLISGTDDSYSHLRRYLLVTAQNLERASENLQRLVNLLAEQPSQLMFGQPPVPRKVEILER, encoded by the coding sequence ATGGCCTCCATTAGGATCAAGTTTACCGTGGGGCTATTCGTGGCAGGCGGAATCGCGTTTGCCTTGATAGCCGTCATCTGGTTGGGCATGTCGCGCTTCTTGGAAAAGGGGCAGTATTACGTGACCTACTTCAACGAATCTGTTCAGGGCCTGGATATGGAGTCTCCGGTAAAATATAGGGGTGTGTCCATAGGCCGGGTTCAAAAGGTGGGTGTTGCCCCTGATTGCAAGCTAATACAGGTGGTCTTAAAAATCGAGTCTGGTCAGGCACTCGATAGTAATATTGTGGCCCAGTTGAAATTGGTAGGTATTACCGGCAGCATGTTCATCGAACTGGATCGGAAGAAAAAGGATGAGCCTGACCGGTCTCCACCCCTCAGCTTCCCATCAGAATATCCTATTGTCGCATCAAAGCCGTCGGATATCAGCGAGCTAGTGAGAGGTATTGACTACGTCCTGAATCAGATAAGGTCTGTGGACCTTAAGGGAATCTCCGAAAAAGTCAAATTGAACCTGGACGACATCAACAAGATGATTAACGATGCCAACGTGAAAAGCATCTCAAAGAATCTTGAATCATCCCTCGAAAGAGTGGGTCGTATCTTGGACAATCGAAGATGGGAGAATATTCTGGCTTCGGTTGAAGAGGCGAGTCAATCCCTAAACACCCTGATGGGTAAAGCGAACAGGGGCCTGGGTAAAGTCCAAGGGATCGTTAACGACAAAGAGGAGACCATCAAGACAGCTATTGAAGCTTTCAGGAGCGCCATGGAGAATGCCAACACCTTTTTAGAAAAGGGCTCCTCGCTGATCAGCGGAACAGATGATTCATATTCTCATCTCAGGCGTTATCTGCTTGTCACAGCTCAGAATCTTGAAAGGGCCAGTGAGAATCTGCAAAGATTAGTAAATCTTCTTGCTGAGCAGCCGTCTCAATTGATGTTCGGGCAACCACCGGTTCCACGCAAGGTGGAGATATTGGAAAGGTAA
- a CDS encoding membrane integrity-associated transporter subunit PqiC, with translation MDWHKKMSIVLLALPLLLGACLNLKQPSRKIDFYTLEYDPPKISGLELLPLVIRMERFSVAPMYNTNRIVYRDKSFKRNEYVYHQWRANPGDLVTHFLCRDIRESSLFKAVLCNDSRSPSSYALEGSIDEFFERDTEDIWQAVLCLSITLTADNEPDISKRIVFQKTYRAEEASKRKNPQALVEAMSRAMAKISEEFTRDIYCRLESRYITH, from the coding sequence ATGGATTGGCACAAGAAGATGTCTATTGTCCTCCTCGCTCTCCCCCTCCTACTCGGGGCGTGCCTCAACCTTAAACAGCCAAGCCGCAAGATCGACTTCTACACATTGGAATATGACCCGCCCAAAATATCGGGCCTTGAGCTACTTCCTCTTGTGATCAGGATGGAACGTTTCAGTGTGGCTCCTATGTATAATACAAATCGAATCGTTTACAGGGACAAATCATTTAAGAGAAATGAATATGTTTATCATCAGTGGCGGGCCAATCCCGGGGACCTTGTCACCCATTTTCTGTGCAGGGACATAAGAGAATCCAGCCTGTTTAAGGCAGTGCTTTGCAATGATAGCAGGTCGCCTTCCTCATATGCGCTGGAAGGCTCGATAGATGAGTTCTTTGAACGGGACACGGAAGACATCTGGCAGGCGGTGTTATGCCTGAGCATCACCTTGACGGCAGACAATGAACCGGACATCAGCAAAAGGATAGTATTTCAAAAAACCTATCGTGCCGAAGAGGCCAGTAAACGGAAAAACCCTCAAGCCCTGGTCGAGGCGATGAGCCGGGCCATGGCAAAGATATCAGAAGAATTCACAAGAGACATCTATTGTCGTTTGGAGTCGAGGTATATTACGCATTAG
- the moaC gene encoding cyclic pyranopterin monophosphate synthase MoaC: protein MPKLSHLDDEGRVRMVDVSEKPATAREAVAQGVIAMRPETFDLIRDQKVKKGNVLETARIAGVMAAKRTAELIPMCHPLPITYARVDFFPLSETHSIRIEAAVRVIGQTGVEMEALTAVSVAALTVYDMCKSYDRAMTISDVYLIKKSGGKSGAFVRK from the coding sequence ATGCCCAAGTTAAGCCATCTCGATGACGAGGGAAGGGTGCGCATGGTGGACGTATCTGAAAAACCCGCCACGGCCAGGGAAGCAGTGGCTCAAGGTGTCATTGCCATGCGGCCCGAGACCTTCGACCTGATCAGAGACCAGAAAGTGAAAAAGGGAAATGTCCTGGAAACAGCACGCATTGCAGGGGTTATGGCTGCAAAGAGGACCGCGGAACTCATTCCGATGTGTCATCCCCTTCCGATTACTTATGCAAGGGTCGATTTTTTCCCTTTGTCTGAGACCCACAGTATCCGGATAGAGGCTGCAGTTCGTGTGATAGGCCAAACCGGAGTGGAAATGGAGGCATTGACCGCTGTATCGGTTGCAGCGCTTACTGTTTACGACATGTGCAAATCATACGACCGTGCCATGACCATCTCTGATGTGTATCTGATAAAGAAGTCAGGAGGAAAGAGCGGCGCTTTTGTCAGAAAGTGA
- a CDS encoding molybdenum cofactor biosynthesis protein MoaE: MQLAALIDKIKAHPDYHKVGMILCHVGVVRGTSRDGRPVSGLDLTVDNKNLESILAEQKKRPGIVEILVRIQKGPLKVGDEVMFIVVAGDFRDHVIPVLEDTLNAIKKGVTCKREHFM, translated from the coding sequence GTGCAACTTGCTGCCTTGATTGACAAGATCAAAGCCCATCCTGATTACCACAAGGTTGGGATGATCCTGTGCCATGTGGGCGTAGTACGGGGAACTTCCCGGGACGGGCGCCCTGTTTCCGGCCTGGACCTTACCGTTGACAATAAGAATCTGGAATCAATCCTTGCTGAACAGAAGAAAAGGCCTGGCATTGTGGAAATCTTGGTCCGGATACAGAAAGGCCCGCTCAAAGTGGGCGACGAGGTCATGTTCATTGTTGTGGCGGGCGACTTCCGGGACCATGTTATCCCCGTGCTGGAAGACACATTAAACGCCATAAAAAAAGGGGTTACCTGCAAGAGAGAACACTTTATGTGA